The following coding sequences are from one Sciurus carolinensis chromosome 11, mSciCar1.2, whole genome shotgun sequence window:
- the Eif3f gene encoding eukaryotic translation initiation factor 3 subunit F, with the protein MATPAVPASSPPATPAPAPAPAVAPAPASAPAPAPTPAPAPAAATAQAAAPASPTDAAAAPAAPGQTAASAQAPAQTPAPSLPGPALPGPFPGGRVVRLHPVILASIVDSYERRNDGAARVIGTLLGTVDKHSVEVTNCFSVPHNESEDEVAVDMEFAKNMYELHKKVSPNELILGWYATGHDITEHSVLIHEYYSREAPNPIHLTVDTSLQNGRMSIKAYVSTLMGVPGRTMGVMFTPLTVKYAYYDTERIGVDLIMKTCFSPNRVIGLSSDLQQVGGASARIQDALSTVLQYAEDVLSGKVSADNTVGRFLMSLVNQVPKIVPDDFETMLNSNINDLLMVTYLANLTQSQIALNEKLVNL; encoded by the exons ATGGCTACACCGGCGGTCCCGGCAAGTAGTCCTCCCGCCACTccggccccagccccagccccggccgTCGCCCCggccccagcctctgccccagcTCCCGCGCCAACGCCTGCTCCAGCGCCAGCTGCGGCTACAGCGCAGGCCGCGGCCCCGGCTTCACCCACAGACGCCGCGGCTGCGCCCGCAGCTCCAGGCCAAACCGCGGCCTCGGCGCAAGCCCCGGCTCAGACCCCTGCGCCCTCGCTGCCGGGTCCTGCTCTCCCAGGGCCCTTCCCCGGCGGCCGCGTGGTCAGGTTGCATCCGGTCATTCTGGCCTCCATCGTCGACAGCTACGAGCGACGCAACGACGGCGCTGCGCGTGTTATCGGCACCCTGCTGG GAACTGTTGACAAGCACTCAGTGGAGGTCACCAATTGCTTTTCAGTGCCACACAATGAATCAGAAGATGAA GTGGCTGTTGACATGGAATTTGCTAAGAACATGTATGAATTGCACAAAAAAGTCTCTCCAAATGAGCTCATCCTGGGCTG GTATGCCACAGGCCATGACATCACAGAGCACTCTGTGTTGATCCATGAGTACTACAGCCGGGAAGCCCCTAACCCCATTCATCTCACCGTGGACACTAGTCTCCAGAATGGTCGCATGAGCATCAAGGCCTATGTCAG CACTTTAATGGGTGTCCCTGGTCGGACCATGGGAGTGATGTTCACACCTCTCACAGTGAAATACGCATATTATGATACTGAACGCATTGGAG TTGACCTGATCATGAAGACCTGTTTCAGCCCCAACCGAGTGATCGGACTCTCCAGTGATTTACAACAAGTGGGAGGGGCATCTGCTCGCATCCAGGATGCCCTGAGCACAGTGTTGCAGTATGCAGAGGATGTGTTG TCTGGAAAGGTGTCAGCTGATAATACTGTGGGCCGCTTCTTGATGAGCCTGGTTAACCAAGTACCCAAAATAGTTCCTGACGACTTCGAGACCATGCTCAACAGCAACATCAAT GACTTGCTGATGGTGACCTACCTGGCCAATCTCACACAGTCACAGATTGCCCTCAATGAGAAACTTGTAAACCTGTGA
- the Nlrp10 gene encoding NACHT, LRR and PYD domains-containing protein 10 — MASALVHNPREALLWALSDLEEDNFKRLKFHLRDVTLAEGQPLLARGELAGLSRVDLASLLILKCGEQEAVRVVLKGLKAMNLLELVDQLSPICLNDYREIYREHVRCLEERREGGINGSYNQLLLVATPSSGDPGLPPSPDLEQELDSVTVEALFDPGEKPNPAPSLVVLQGSTGTGKTTLARKIVLDWATGTLYPGQFDYVFYVSCREVVLLKGYKLEQLLFWCCGDNQAPIREILKQPERLLFILDGFDELQRPSEGQLGKRAGSSMEKVLRCLIRRQLLHTCSLLITTRPTALQSLEPMLGQRRHVHVLGFSEEERKQYFSFYFKDEEQARNAFEFVQGNDVLYTACQVPGICWMVCSWLKGQMERGQAISETPRNSTDIFTAYVSTFLPTHDSGDCSELTRHRILRGLCSLAAEGIEHQRFLFKEDELRKHNLDGPRLSAFLSSSDYQEGLDIKKYYSFRHISFQEFFHGMSYLMKEGQSQLGEASCREVKRLVEAKDQKKNEEITLSMQFLLDILKKENFLNLELKFYLEVAPSIMQDLMHFKEQMESIKHNRPWEFEFSLYNTKIKNLSEAVQFSDISVSLSGSNERKLLPGKLFSVQTRLEKGQNKKQKCNLVGKGRGTEELDQEVRSSRMGIRKKGAIEMKGQKDCGMERQEDGEGQSKKDGEMRDQTKGYQKE; from the exons ATGGCCTCAGCCCTGGTCCACAACCCTCGGGAGGCATTGCTCTGGGCCTTGAGTGACCTTGAGGAGGACAATTTCAAGAGACTAAAGTTCCACTTACGGGATGTGACCCTGGCTGAGGGCCAGCCCCTCCTGGCCCGAGGAGAGTTGGCGGGCCTGAGTCGGGTGGACCTGGCATCACTACTGATTTTAAAGTGTGGAGAACAGGAGGCTGTGAGAGTGGTGCTCAAGGGCTTGAAGGCCATGAACTTGTTGGAACTCGTGGACCAGCTCAGCCCCATTTGTCTGAATG ATTACAGAGAAATATACCGAGAACATGTGCGCTGCCTAGAAGAGAGGCGAGAAGGGGGAATCAATGGCAGCTACAACCAACTGCTCCTGGTGGCCACACCCAGCTCAGGGGACCCAGGATTACCTCCCAGTCCAGACCTGGAGCAGGAGCTGGATTCTGTCACAGTGGAGGCTTTATTTGATCCAGGGGAAAAACCCAACCCAGCCCCATCTTTAGTGGTACTACAAGGGTCTACTGGTACTGGAAAGACAACTCTGGCGAGAAAAATAGTGTTGGACTGGGCCACTGGTACCCTGTACCCAGGCCAGTTTGATTATGTTTTTTATGTGAGCTGCAGAGAAGTGGTCCTGCTGAAGGGGTACAAACTGGAGCAGCTACTCTTCTGGTGTTGTGGGGATAATCAAGCCCCTATCAGAGAGATTCTGAAACAGCCAGAGCGACTCCTGTTCATCCTGGATGGCTTTGATGAGCTACAGCGGCCCTCTGAAGGACAGttggggaagagggcagggaGTTCCATGGAGAAAGTGCTGCGTTGTTTGATTAGGAGACAGTTGCTCCACACCTGCTCCCTTCTCATTACTACTCGGCCCACCGCTTTGCAGAGTCTGGAGCCCATGCTGGGTCAACGGCGCCATGTTCATGTTTTAGGTTTCTCtgaggaggaaaggaagcagTATTTCAGCTTCTATTTTAAGGAtgaagaacaagccagaaatgcCTTTGAATTTGTACAAGGAAATGATGTTCTCTACACGGCATGTCAAGTTCCAGGCATTTGCTGGATGGTCTGCTCCTGGCTGAAGGGACAGATGGAAAGAGGTCAGGCAATCTCAGAGACACCCAGGAACAGCACTGACATTTTCACTGCCTATGTATCCACCTTCCTGCCCACTCATGACAGTGGGGACTGCTCTGAGCTTACCAGGCACAGGATCCTGAGGGGTCTGTGCTCTTTGGCTGCTGAGGGTATTGAGCACCAGAGGTTCCTATTTAAAGAGGATGAGCTTAGGAAACACAATTTAGATGGTCCCAGACTTTCTGCTTTCCTGAGCAGCAGCGATTACCAAGAGGGACTTGACATCAAGAAGTACTATAGTTTCCGCCACATAAGTTTCCAGGAATTTTTTCATGGGATGTCCTACCTGATGAAGGAGGGCCAGAGTCAACTGGGGGAAGCGTCCTGCAGAGAAGTGAAAAGACTGGTGGAGGCAAAGgatcagaaaaagaatgaagagataaCCCTCTCTATGCAGTTTTTATTGGACATATTGAAAAAAGAGAACTTCCTGAACTTGGAGCTCAAGTTCTACTTGGAAGTTGCTCCCTCGATAATGCAGGATCTGAtgcattttaaagaacaaatggaaTCTATAAAGCACAACAGGCCTTGGGAATTTGAATTCTCCCTGtataatactaaaataaagaaTCTTTCAGAGGCTGTTCAGTTCAGTGACATCTCAGTCTCCCTGTCAGgttcaaatgaaaggaaattacTTCCGGGGAAGCTGTTTTCTGTCCAAACCAGATTGGAAAAAGGTCAGAACAAGAAGCAAAAATGTAATCTTGTGGGTAAaggcagagggacagaggaaCTAGACCAAGAAGTTAGGAGCAGCAGGATGGGAATCAGAAAAAAGGGGGCAATAGAGATGAAGGGTCAGAAAGATTGTGGGATGGAGAGacaggaggatggggaagggCAGAGTAAAAAGGACGGAGAGATGAGAGATCAGACTAAGGGATACCAGAAAGAATGA